The following proteins come from a genomic window of Candidatus Sysuiplasma jiujiangense:
- a CDS encoding FAD-binding oxidoreductase has product MGRVNVLYGGGRGYRVAADAARMLEELTGTSWNTAVWDGMTDVNDKPPDPRLKKLLETEMPGIEVSYSAEVRLMHSVGKSSIELLGLKNGKIPKIVDAVVFPDSGNAGRLLEAARRNGIGIVIYGGGTSVTGGLRFGGEGYVLSLDTGRMKKMELRRNYAVLGAGLTGAEIEHELNRHGFTAGHFPESLDFSTVGGWVATKSSGQESNEYGDIENLLLSVKLHRSDGVYQDRISPRESAGVMAKDIAAGSEGRFGVITEVSMKVFPLPERRHFAAYVFRTFREGVESLSKMKTIPAVARLSDELETKFGFAGSSGSLGKSLLMRYLKMRRAENGALLVMVSNRPLEERPADSVWVGPVPSRMWYRERYVRPYIANELWKRGIVTDTLETSACWEDIPVIYAAASEWFSDAIGERGFRGAMMCHLSHIYTTGGCLYFTIIMKSGNEEEDLLAVRNGLIRCFMENGGSITHHHGLGSFLSGYLDEGKKRLAGTLADPVLSAGR; this is encoded by the coding sequence ATGGGCAGAGTAAACGTCCTCTACGGCGGCGGCAGGGGATATCGGGTGGCCGCGGATGCCGCCAGAATGTTGGAGGAACTCACCGGCACATCGTGGAATACAGCAGTTTGGGACGGAATGACAGACGTCAATGATAAGCCGCCTGATCCCAGGCTGAAGAAACTGTTGGAAACGGAGATGCCGGGCATTGAAGTGAGCTATTCCGCCGAAGTGCGGCTGATGCATTCGGTGGGGAAATCATCCATAGAGCTGCTAGGACTGAAAAACGGTAAGATCCCTAAAATCGTGGACGCGGTTGTCTTTCCAGATAGCGGGAATGCAGGCAGGCTGCTTGAAGCCGCAAGAAGAAACGGCATTGGCATTGTCATTTACGGCGGCGGTACTTCCGTCACCGGAGGACTCCGTTTCGGAGGCGAAGGATACGTCCTTTCACTTGATACCGGCAGGATGAAGAAAATGGAACTCAGGCGGAATTATGCTGTTCTTGGTGCAGGTCTGACAGGAGCTGAAATCGAGCATGAATTGAACAGGCATGGATTTACAGCAGGCCATTTCCCGGAATCACTTGATTTTTCAACCGTTGGTGGCTGGGTTGCGACAAAATCGTCCGGACAGGAATCCAATGAATACGGGGATATTGAGAATCTGTTGCTTTCAGTCAAACTTCACAGATCCGACGGCGTATATCAGGACAGGATATCGCCGAGAGAATCCGCCGGTGTTATGGCAAAGGACATAGCAGCCGGGAGCGAGGGGAGGTTCGGCGTCATCACTGAAGTTTCAATGAAGGTATTCCCTCTTCCAGAACGCAGGCATTTTGCAGCATATGTTTTCAGAACATTCCGGGAAGGCGTAGAATCACTCTCAAAGATGAAGACCATACCAGCCGTCGCCAGACTCTCCGATGAACTAGAGACGAAGTTCGGATTTGCCGGTTCTTCCGGCAGTCTCGGGAAATCACTGCTCATGCGGTACCTCAAGATGAGAAGGGCTGAAAATGGCGCCTTGCTCGTCATGGTCTCCAACAGGCCGCTTGAGGAAAGGCCTGCGGATTCTGTATGGGTAGGCCCTGTCCCATCCCGCATGTGGTACAGGGAACGCTACGTGCGGCCGTACATAGCAAACGAACTGTGGAAAAGGGGCATTGTCACCGATACGCTTGAAACCTCCGCCTGCTGGGAAGATATTCCTGTCATTTACGCCGCAGCATCGGAATGGTTTTCAGACGCAATCGGTGAAAGGGGATTTCGCGGTGCCATGATGTGTCATCTTTCACATATCTACACAACGGGCGGATGCCTGTATTTCACCATCATTATGAAGTCGGGAAACGAGGAAGAGGATCTTCTGGCGGTGCGAAACGGTCTCATCAGGTGTTTCATGGAAAACGGCGGCTCGATAACACATCACCATGGCCTTGGCTCCTTCCTTTCGGGTTATCTGGACGAAGGAAAGAAGAGACTGGCCGGCACCCTGGCGGACCCGGTTCTTTCTGCCGGCCGGTGA
- a CDS encoding hemerythrin domain-containing protein: MRPRDLDMNELIALLETEHERIRSTLVELGVLLESGETEKAMDLIRGMDETLIQHMLDEEATLLRELIRAFGREGAWESIEVFQEHADIDRLIKELKKSIDAANANVAELSAGLSEFLRNHFQKEHTMVFPCVRDAERKLAG; encoded by the coding sequence ATGAGGCCAAGGGATCTTGACATGAATGAGCTAATCGCTCTCCTCGAAACAGAGCACGAGAGGATTCGCTCCACACTTGTCGAACTGGGCGTGCTGCTGGAATCCGGTGAGACGGAAAAGGCAATGGACTTGATAAGGGGAATGGACGAAACGCTTATCCAGCACATGCTTGACGAGGAAGCGACGCTGCTCAGAGAGCTTATCAGGGCATTCGGGCGTGAAGGAGCGTGGGAATCCATTGAGGTCTTTCAGGAGCATGCGGACATCGACCGCCTCATAAAGGAACTGAAAAAGTCCATTGATGCAGCGAATGCAAATGTCGCCGAACTCTCCGCCGGGCTGTCCGAATTTCTCAGAAACCATTTCCAGAAGGAGCACACAATGGTTTTTCCCTGCGTAAGGGATGCCGAAAGGAAACTTGCCGGCTGA
- a CDS encoding ArsA family ATPase — MRIIIYTGKGGVGKTSVSVATAMKCAERGLRTIIISTDSAHSLSDSVDFQIGPAIKKISQNLDGLEIDILRELEENWNDIRKYIFSFFSSQGMDEISAKEMAIFPGMEFIAALFYLGRFYANDEYDVVIVDTAPTADTLRLLSFPDVADWYFQHFYGLMKNFIRLARVTVGKVVSIPLPPEQVMQEFERFNLRIKNVRQILTNPEITSVRLVTNPEKMVISETMRAYTYLSLYNLTVEALIVNRVYKKNTSESNSIKLKEQENYIDVIESAFQPMKIFYSRLFPHEVVGKEAVKKLGDELFGDTDPSITYAKENPMKIISRKGNTSIQLRVPFANASELELYTTRDTIIVGVGQYRRTIALPLGLYGREIASAEISGGTLTVKFREDEDGGRKKERSLRRKGKGND; from the coding sequence ATGCGTATCATCATCTACACCGGCAAAGGCGGTGTCGGCAAAACATCGGTGTCGGTCGCGACGGCAATGAAATGTGCGGAGAGGGGCCTCAGAACAATAATCATAAGCACTGATTCGGCTCACAGCCTCTCCGACAGCGTTGATTTCCAGATCGGACCTGCAATCAAGAAAATATCTCAAAATCTTGATGGTCTGGAGATAGACATACTCAGGGAACTTGAGGAGAACTGGAACGATATCAGAAAATATATTTTTTCGTTCTTTTCGTCGCAGGGAATGGATGAAATATCGGCAAAGGAAATGGCCATATTTCCGGGAATGGAATTCATTGCCGCACTTTTCTATCTCGGGCGTTTTTACGCCAATGATGAATATGATGTTGTCATAGTCGACACCGCCCCCACAGCCGATACGCTCAGGCTGCTCAGCTTTCCTGATGTTGCCGACTGGTACTTCCAGCATTTCTACGGGCTGATGAAGAATTTCATACGGCTGGCAAGAGTAACGGTAGGCAAAGTCGTATCGATACCTCTCCCCCCAGAACAGGTGATGCAGGAATTCGAAAGGTTCAACTTGAGAATCAAGAACGTGAGGCAGATACTCACGAATCCTGAGATAACATCGGTGCGGCTCGTCACCAATCCTGAAAAGATGGTTATAAGCGAGACAATGAGGGCTTACACCTACCTTTCGCTCTACAATCTCACAGTGGAAGCACTCATAGTGAATAGGGTTTACAAAAAAAATACGTCTGAAAGCAATTCGATCAAGCTGAAGGAACAGGAGAACTACATCGATGTCATCGAGAGTGCTTTCCAGCCTATGAAGATTTTCTACTCCAGGCTGTTCCCGCATGAGGTTGTCGGAAAGGAGGCGGTGAAGAAGCTTGGCGACGAGCTGTTCGGCGACACCGATCCGTCCATCACCTATGCAAAGGAAAATCCGATGAAAATCATATCAAGGAAGGGAAACACAAGCATTCAGCTCAGGGTTCCATTTGCAAATGCAAGCGAGCTAGAGTTATATACGACGAGAGACACTATCATAGTTGGTGTCGGCCAGTATCGGCGCACAATTGCGCTTCCGCTCGGATTGTACGGAAGAGAGATTGCATCTGCCGAGATATCCGGCGGCACACTGACGGTAAAATTCAGGGAGGATGAAGATGGAGGAAGAAAAAAAGAGCGAAGTTTACGAAGAAAAGGCAAAGGAAATGATTGA
- a CDS encoding Nramp family divalent metal transporter, with translation MFDAKNAAAGKYSRKEILKLIAYMGPALIVSIAYIDPGNFASDIESGATTGYVLLWAVWLAGMMAMLLQYLSGKLGLATGNSLPELISASLKKRKYILPYWLGAEAAAAAVDLAEFLGTVLALNLLFGVPYLEATYIAVFDVFLMIYLSQKGFRKLEKAFFLFVGMIGVSYVYELFLVKPDLHSAVYYSVVPSVHQAYIVLIVSIIGATIMPHVLFYHSDLVRQKLKSNDIETKRATLSYHRKDTIIFLGAASLVNAAMLIMAAGGFHARGLNDVQTINNAYFTLVPLFGKVAGYVFVAALLSSGISASTLGTLAGQSVMEGMLGRKINPWKRRLVTRFVNVIPTTIAILIGLNPFFILFYSQVILSVMIPLPMIPLIIYTSQKSKMGEFVNRKYTVVLAVAAALVIIAFNAYYLLSL, from the coding sequence ATGTTCGATGCGAAGAATGCAGCCGCCGGCAAATACAGCCGGAAGGAGATCCTGAAGCTCATAGCCTACATGGGGCCTGCGCTTATTGTCAGCATTGCCTATATCGATCCTGGTAATTTTGCAAGCGATATAGAGTCCGGTGCGACCACGGGGTATGTACTTCTCTGGGCTGTCTGGCTTGCCGGAATGATGGCCATGCTGCTCCAGTATCTTTCCGGCAAGCTGGGTCTCGCTACGGGTAACTCCCTGCCTGAACTGATTTCCGCATCCCTGAAAAAGAGGAAATACATACTCCCGTACTGGCTGGGAGCCGAGGCTGCGGCCGCGGCAGTTGATCTCGCCGAATTTCTGGGAACCGTGCTGGCGCTGAATCTTCTCTTTGGCGTTCCGTATCTCGAAGCGACCTATATCGCTGTTTTCGACGTTTTCCTGATGATTTACCTTTCGCAAAAAGGTTTCAGGAAACTGGAAAAGGCATTTTTCCTTTTTGTCGGCATGATCGGGGTAAGCTATGTCTACGAGCTCTTTCTCGTTAAACCGGATCTGCACTCGGCAGTCTACTACTCAGTAGTGCCTTCTGTTCACCAGGCATACATTGTCCTTATAGTGTCCATCATCGGCGCAACAATAATGCCGCACGTGCTCTTCTATCATTCAGATCTTGTCAGGCAGAAACTGAAGAGCAACGACATCGAGACAAAGAGAGCCACACTCAGTTACCACAGAAAGGACACCATCATATTTCTCGGGGCAGCATCACTCGTCAATGCGGCCATGCTCATAATGGCTGCAGGAGGTTTCCACGCCCGCGGACTCAACGACGTGCAGACAATAAACAACGCTTATTTCACCCTGGTTCCGCTCTTTGGCAAGGTGGCAGGATACGTTTTCGTCGCTGCCCTTCTGTCCTCCGGCATTTCCGCCTCCACACTTGGAACGCTTGCAGGCCAGTCAGTAATGGAGGGAATGCTTGGCCGGAAGATCAATCCATGGAAAAGAAGGCTGGTCACAAGATTTGTGAACGTCATTCCGACCACGATTGCAATACTCATCGGCCTGAATCCGTTCTTCATACTCTTCTACAGCCAGGTGATACTGAGCGTCATGATACCCCTGCCAATGATACCGCTGATAATATACACCTCGCAGAAGAGTAAAATGGGTGAATTCGTGAACAGAAAGTATACCGTCGTCCTGGCGGTAGCTGCGGCGCTTGTCATCATTGCATTTAATGCCTATTACCTGCTCAGCCTCTGA
- a CDS encoding PadR family transcriptional regulator encodes MIEMEEMTKYLERGLFRPYVLWKCSKSQISGMDLLDAEKMHQHVLSPGKLYPVLHKLMSDGLLTEEPRIEHGRIHKYYRTTSKGVKALEKLRIDLGPPMKDFLVEWLRDSIEARTA; translated from the coding sequence ATGATTGAAATGGAAGAAATGACAAAGTACCTTGAGAGAGGGCTGTTCAGGCCCTATGTGCTCTGGAAATGTTCCAAGTCTCAGATTTCAGGGATGGATCTGCTGGATGCCGAAAAGATGCACCAGCATGTCCTCAGTCCCGGAAAGCTCTATCCCGTGCTCCACAAGCTGATGAGCGACGGTCTTCTCACTGAGGAGCCGAGGATAGAACACGGCAGGATACACAAGTATTACAGAACGACCAGCAAAGGTGTGAAGGCGCTGGAAAAGCTGAGAATCGATCTTGGCCCGCCGATGAAGGATTTCCTTGTGGAGTGGCTGCGGGACAGCATAGAGGCACGCACCGCATAG
- a CDS encoding MFS transporter, translating to MEKRNFVLSSVLIGTLMSAIDTTIVILALPTITDELHSTLFLSIWIIIIYLLVVAVFTTQLGRLGDLFGRKNIFNFGFVVFITGSALCGFATDMDMLIASRGLQAFGASLMQSNSNAIVADNFGAHERGRAFGYTTMGWNVGGTLGIVLGGFITTFIGWRYIFFINVPIGLAGLALGMKYIRDTERKSTGLDIGGMALLGILLVLITYGATDIAGSGLDLFNLSLIVVGLLMLIPFIIMERRAKSPIMNLQAFRVRILSYSLIASFTQALGYLSVVFLLIMYLQGIRGYSPLKASLILVPGYVIASLLAPGMGRFSDRFGPHIVASAGIVMMAVAVIVYTTLTAATDVFLVIIPASLVSGVGGAMFWPANNSAVMSSSPKNIYGSVSGLLRTLSSIGTLFSYVLSISIASVSVPRYIAFEVFLGTGTLRGGISGTFLQGIHTAFFASFALLILAGIFSYFRGTHGSVKAVPATQPAVDGGNK from the coding sequence ATGGAAAAACGCAACTTTGTGCTGTCGAGCGTGCTTATCGGGACGCTGATGTCGGCCATAGACACAACGATCGTCATACTCGCCCTGCCGACGATCACGGACGAACTTCATTCGACACTTTTCCTTTCAATTTGGATTATAATCATCTACCTTCTTGTTGTTGCTGTATTTACAACACAGCTGGGAAGACTCGGGGATCTTTTCGGAAGAAAGAATATATTCAATTTCGGCTTCGTGGTATTCATCACCGGTTCTGCGTTATGCGGTTTTGCGACGGACATGGACATGCTGATAGCGTCCCGTGGGCTCCAGGCGTTCGGGGCATCGCTGATGCAGTCAAACAGCAATGCAATTGTTGCCGATAATTTTGGAGCGCACGAAAGGGGGAGGGCATTTGGGTACACGACAATGGGATGGAACGTCGGAGGCACACTGGGAATAGTGCTGGGGGGCTTCATAACCACATTCATCGGCTGGCGGTATATTTTCTTCATAAATGTGCCCATAGGGCTTGCAGGACTTGCACTCGGTATGAAATACATCAGGGATACTGAACGCAAATCCACAGGACTGGACATCGGCGGAATGGCACTTCTCGGCATCCTGCTCGTCCTGATCACATACGGTGCAACAGATATTGCAGGCTCGGGCCTGGATTTATTCAATCTTTCACTGATCGTGGTTGGCCTCCTGATGCTCATACCTTTCATAATCATGGAGAGGAGAGCGAAAAGTCCGATAATGAACCTCCAGGCATTCAGGGTCAGGATCCTTTCGTATTCGCTGATAGCCTCCTTCACACAGGCACTGGGCTACCTGTCGGTTGTATTCCTCCTGATAATGTACCTGCAGGGAATCCGGGGTTACAGTCCACTGAAGGCTTCACTCATTCTCGTTCCGGGTTATGTGATAGCAAGTCTGCTGGCGCCGGGAATGGGCCGCTTTTCTGACAGGTTCGGGCCGCATATTGTTGCAAGCGCCGGCATTGTGATGATGGCTGTGGCTGTCATAGTCTACACAACGCTCACAGCTGCAACCGACGTTTTCCTTGTGATTATACCGGCTTCACTGGTTTCCGGTGTCGGAGGGGCGATGTTCTGGCCGGCTAACAACAGCGCAGTAATGTCAAGTTCGCCAAAGAACATCTACGGTTCCGTATCAGGTCTTCTCAGAACACTGTCAAGCATAGGAACGCTTTTCAGTTACGTTCTTTCAATTTCGATAGCCTCGGTAAGCGTTCCCAGGTATATTGCGTTCGAGGTTTTCCTTGGGACCGGCACACTGAGAGGTGGCATTTCTGGAACGTTCCTCCAGGGAATTCATACTGCATTCTTCGCAAGCTTTGCGCTCCTGATCCTTGCCGGAATTTTCTCGTACTTCAGGGGAACGCATGGAAGTGTAAAGGCTGTCCCAGCGACACAGCCGGCTGTTGACGGAGGCAACAAATGA
- a CDS encoding PadR family transcriptional regulator yields the protein MIPTGLLKPLILMILHETPMHGYELMQEIERRTNGFWKPGPGAIYPVLADLERMHLIQRKSIAQGDRPKFLYTITESGVNSIRDVDTFRKEWREGVESLKSMF from the coding sequence TTGATTCCGACCGGTCTCCTGAAGCCGCTTATACTGATGATCCTGCATGAAACACCAATGCACGGCTATGAACTGATGCAGGAAATTGAACGGCGGACAAACGGTTTCTGGAAGCCCGGGCCTGGAGCCATCTATCCTGTTCTGGCGGATCTCGAGAGAATGCACCTTATACAGAGAAAATCAATTGCGCAGGGTGACAGGCCAAAGTTTCTGTATACAATCACTGAAAGCGGTGTGAATTCCATCCGGGATGTAGATACCTTCAGGAAGGAGTGGAGAGAGGGCGTGGAATCGCTGAAAAGCATGTTCTGA
- the mdh gene encoding malate dehydrogenase: MIGAGNVGATAGQKIAEHDIADELVFVDVVDGLPQGRALDMMESAPVEGFNTKISGSNDYSAISDSDIIVVTAGLARKPGMTRSDLLDKNASILSSVGESIKKYSPRAFVIVVTNPMDIMTYLLFRKTGFRPDRVVGMAGVLDTSRFRTFVSMELGVYPSQVVAFVLGGHGPSMVPVVSNTSVGGVPLTGLMPRAKIDEIVRRTRMGGDEIVNLLKTGSAFYAPASSIYEMVRSVALNEKKILPCSAYLNGEYGIRDIFTGVPVILGSKGVEKIIELQISAEESAALNESANAVRKDVELLREHKFL, from the coding sequence ATGATAGGGGCCGGAAATGTCGGCGCCACCGCTGGACAGAAAATCGCCGAGCATGATATCGCGGACGAACTTGTTTTTGTCGATGTTGTGGACGGCCTTCCTCAGGGGAGGGCTCTTGATATGATGGAGTCTGCCCCCGTGGAGGGCTTCAATACAAAGATTTCCGGCAGCAACGACTATTCGGCAATATCTGATTCCGACATAATTGTGGTAACCGCGGGCCTTGCCAGAAAGCCGGGTATGACGCGATCCGATCTGCTTGACAAGAATGCTTCGATACTCTCCTCCGTAGGCGAGAGCATTAAAAAATATTCCCCGAGGGCATTTGTCATAGTTGTAACCAACCCTATGGATATAATGACATATCTGCTCTTCAGGAAAACGGGTTTCAGGCCTGACAGAGTGGTCGGTATGGCAGGCGTCCTTGACACATCGAGATTCCGCACGTTTGTGTCGATGGAACTGGGCGTGTATCCGTCCCAGGTGGTTGCCTTTGTGCTTGGAGGTCACGGTCCTTCGATGGTTCCGGTCGTCAGCAACACAAGTGTTGGCGGGGTTCCGCTGACCGGCCTTATGCCCAGGGCAAAGATCGATGAAATTGTCAGGAGGACAAGGATGGGCGGCGACGAAATAGTCAATCTTCTCAAGACAGGAAGCGCATTCTATGCCCCTGCGTCCTCAATTTACGAAATGGTTCGATCTGTGGCCCTCAATGAGAAGAAGATACTTCCCTGTTCAGCCTACCTGAACGGAGAATACGGTATAAGGGACATCTTCACGGGTGTGCCTGTGATTCTCGGAAGCAAAGGCGTGGAGAAAATAATTGAATTGCAGATTTCCGCTGAGGAATCGGCTGCACTGAATGAAAGTGCGAATGCAGTCAGGAAGGATGTCGAACTCCTCCGAGAACACAAATTTCTCTAA
- a CDS encoding FAD-dependent oxidoreductase — protein MSEAFDLIVVGAGPAGSTAAYQAAKSGFKVLLLERGKLPGQKNVFGGRIYAHMLRRIFKDFPSDVPYERFVVNESVNIMDDNRCATLSFSDHHGAPETADSFVARRSRFDKWLSDKAEEAGAIVVPGTRVDELLMEDRKVKGIMAAGDRIEGRCVIDAEGVTATLSRLAGTRSDITPDQFKIGVKETVEIGKDAIESRFGLGENEGFAGVYVGFPSRYMPAGGAFIYTNRESLSIGIVVEPKGLAGSKLEVQQLAESFRLHPHIRRMIGGGKVIEYSAHMIPNSVPMETGNLSGDGFMVTGDAAGFFINNGYTYRGVDLAIASGYCAANTFIEASKEGKFDASALSGYRKRLEEIGLMSEIERFSGNDRILHNERIFSDYPPLVLNLLSEMFSVKGFGKEKLSTVSKRAMSGNISRLRLLRDIYSIYRLM, from the coding sequence ATGTCGGAAGCATTCGATCTTATCGTTGTCGGGGCCGGACCGGCAGGAAGCACAGCGGCGTATCAGGCGGCGAAATCCGGATTCAAGGTGCTGCTTCTCGAAAGGGGGAAGTTGCCGGGTCAGAAAAATGTGTTTGGAGGTCGCATATATGCACATATGCTTCGACGCATTTTCAAGGATTTTCCATCCGATGTGCCGTACGAGCGCTTTGTCGTTAATGAATCAGTAAATATCATGGACGATAACAGATGCGCCACACTGTCGTTTTCAGATCATCACGGAGCGCCTGAAACGGCAGACAGCTTCGTGGCCAGACGGAGCAGATTCGACAAATGGCTATCGGACAAGGCTGAAGAAGCGGGCGCAATTGTTGTGCCCGGCACAAGGGTCGATGAACTCCTGATGGAGGATCGCAAGGTTAAGGGGATCATGGCCGCAGGTGACAGGATAGAGGGCAGGTGCGTCATCGACGCGGAGGGTGTCACAGCGACACTGTCGAGGCTGGCCGGGACAAGAAGTGATATCACGCCAGACCAGTTTAAAATCGGTGTCAAGGAAACGGTGGAGATCGGGAAGGATGCAATTGAATCGAGATTCGGCCTTGGGGAAAATGAGGGGTTTGCAGGCGTTTATGTCGGATTTCCAAGCAGATACATGCCTGCCGGCGGAGCGTTCATATATACCAACAGGGAAAGCCTTTCAATCGGAATTGTGGTCGAGCCGAAGGGACTTGCCGGGAGTAAACTTGAGGTTCAGCAGCTTGCGGAGTCGTTCAGGCTCCACCCGCACATCAGAAGAATGATCGGCGGAGGGAAGGTGATAGAGTATTCTGCACACATGATACCCAATTCCGTTCCGATGGAAACAGGCAATCTTTCCGGCGACGGCTTCATGGTCACCGGCGATGCTGCCGGTTTCTTCATAAACAACGGTTACACGTACCGGGGAGTGGATCTTGCAATCGCATCAGGATACTGCGCTGCAAACACGTTCATCGAGGCATCGAAAGAGGGGAAATTTGACGCTTCCGCACTTTCAGGTTACAGAAAAAGGCTGGAGGAAATCGGCCTGATGTCTGAGATTGAAAGGTTTAGTGGAAACGACAGGATTCTGCACAATGAAAGAATATTTTCCGACTATCCGCCACTGGTCCTGAATTTGTTATCCGAGATGTTCTCAGTGAAGGGATTCGGTAAAGAAAAGCTCTCTACTGTTTCGAAACGTGCCATGTCCGGAAATATTTCGAGACTGAGACTCCTCCGGGATATTTACAGCATCTACAGGCTTATGTGA
- a CDS encoding zinc-binding dehydrogenase: MRAWFFDEFGNYDRLKLGAAADQAAGENEVRIKVASAGINPIDRSVITGRFPWVSKPHIPGAEFAGEVVETGNAVTWLSRGDRVAVFPKIYCGKCSYCLRGMESACLANEHMDTAPYIIGLQRNGGWSEFSTVPAVNAVKIPDDVSFEQAATLPVDGTTAWHIVERCRPELAERALVMGATGGVGTFAIQLLKMQGCEVIAAVGNDNQAEFVSRIGADYAVDRNREDVQKAVMQLTGNRGVDVVIDPLGSATLSSSMNSLSPMGRYATCGILTGPKAELSILRLYSMQIELIGSTSANRSDMDAVISLMGRGKLRGAVDSSFSFGDLPKALRRLDEHGRLGKVMMSVS, translated from the coding sequence ATGAGAGCATGGTTTTTTGACGAGTTCGGAAATTACGACAGACTTAAACTCGGCGCTGCCGCTGATCAGGCTGCCGGTGAAAACGAGGTAAGGATAAAAGTGGCGTCCGCCGGCATAAACCCCATCGACAGGTCAGTGATAACAGGTCGTTTTCCATGGGTATCGAAGCCTCACATACCAGGCGCGGAATTTGCAGGCGAGGTCGTCGAAACAGGAAACGCTGTCACTTGGCTTTCCAGAGGTGACCGTGTGGCGGTATTCCCAAAGATTTACTGCGGTAAATGCAGTTACTGTCTCCGCGGCATGGAGAGTGCATGCCTGGCAAACGAGCATATGGACACGGCGCCATATATCATCGGACTTCAGCGAAATGGCGGCTGGAGTGAATTTTCAACAGTTCCGGCAGTCAACGCCGTAAAGATCCCTGACGATGTCTCATTCGAACAGGCTGCAACACTTCCAGTCGACGGGACAACCGCATGGCATATAGTCGAAAGATGCAGGCCGGAGCTGGCGGAGCGCGCCCTCGTTATGGGTGCGACAGGGGGTGTGGGCACATTTGCCATACAGTTACTGAAAATGCAAGGCTGTGAAGTCATTGCTGCGGTAGGCAATGACAACCAGGCTGAATTTGTTTCGCGCATCGGTGCGGATTACGCTGTTGACAGGAACAGAGAGGATGTCCAGAAGGCAGTCATGCAGCTCACGGGAAACAGGGGTGTTGATGTAGTCATCGATCCGCTGGGCTCAGCTACGCTTTCGTCCAGCATGAACTCTCTTTCGCCTATGGGCCGATATGCTACATGCGGCATTCTCACCGGACCAAAGGCGGAATTGAGCATACTCCGCCTCTATTCGATGCAGATTGAGCTAATCGGTTCAACGAGCGCAAACAGGTCAGACATGGATGCTGTGATCTCCCTGATGGGACGTGGCAAACTGCGGGGCGCTGTCGATTCCTCTTTCAGTTTCGGGGATTTGCCGAAAGCACTACGGAGACTCGATGAGCATGGGCGTCTGGGAAAGGTAATGATGAGTGTCAGCTGA